Proteins found in one Dermacentor silvarum isolate Dsil-2018 chromosome 8, BIME_Dsil_1.4, whole genome shotgun sequence genomic segment:
- the LOC119462328 gene encoding uncharacterized protein LOC119462328, with amino-acid sequence MADNTDRLSVWQWNCASFQRRKAALQQFVKAQADKPHVLLLQETLCEEATFSGYRVVSTRGDHRRGVITMVKKAISFQEHEITIGRADVSTRLEAQLVEIIPSGRIKQSIFVLNVYSPPTDQRQSFRGLLGRAVTIAGDSPLIVAGDFNAPHMAWGYDIQTAKGVNLVSTAEDCALTLVADPRFPTRIGTSVSRDTMPDLAFVRNIDAAWTNLQENLGSDHHIVALTIRIRAAPLRISKYVDWDLFRKIWDEDESEYSALEDLLAQLKRDVERATKEISTDLETPRMDARLAHLLGAKRSVLERWKTQRLNRRLRKKIAELNRSLEAHCLELNRQQWNEACSAADGRMRTGGKWNLLKHLLDDKQTKGNQRLAVDRLVHKQKEGGHSDASLLRDLARKYLPIGKEELQECPQYVGKDTPKLDDPFSEADIREVLHNLNGRSAPGPDGITNRVLRNLDDRSISTIAKEINKGQSAMAPTPPSNGSWMGIGRQC; translated from the coding sequence ATGGCGGACAACACAGACAGATTATctgtgtggcaatggaactgcgccaGCTTCCAGAGGCGAAAGGCCGCGCTACAGCAGTTTGTGAAAGCACAAGCGGACAAACCGCACGTCCTGCTCCTACAGGAGACCCTTTGTGAGGAGGCGACCTTCTCGGGTTACCGCGTTGTCTCGACGAGAGGAGACCATAGGAGAGGGGTAATTACGATGGTTAAGAAGGCAATTTCTTTCCAGGAGCACGAGATCACAATAGGCAGAGCTGATGTCAGCACTAGATTGGAGGCGCAGCTGGTTGAGATAATCCCTAGTGGCAGGATCAAACAGAGCATATTCGtcctcaatgtgtacagccctccgaCAGATCAGAGGCAAAGTTTTCGCGGACTCCTAGGCAGAGCAGTCACCATAGCGGGTGACAGCCCTCTGATAGTGgcaggagacttcaatgccccccacATGGCCTGGGGGTATGATATACAAACGGCGAAGGGAGTGAACTTAGTCAGCACAGCAGAAGACTGCGCGTTGACCCTAGTGGCGGACCCCCGCTTTCCGACGAGGATAGGCACCTCGGTCTCGAGGGACACGATGCCAGATTTGGCCTTTGTTAGAAACATTGACGCAGCCTGGACTAACTTGCAGGAAAATCTAGGGAGCGACCATCACATTGTAGCGTTAACAATCAGGATCAGAGCGGCCCCACTTAGGATATCAAAGTACGTTGATTGGGATCTCTTCAGAAAGATATGGGACGAGGATGAGTCGGAGTACAGTGCACTGGAAGATCTACTTGCGCAGCTCAAGAGAGACGTTGAAAGGGCCACCAAGGAAATATCCACGGACCTCGAGACCCCCAGGATGGACGCGCGCTTGGCGCATCTCCTGGGGGCCAAGAGGTCTGTGCTggagaggtggaaaacgcaaaggcTAAACCGCAGGCTGAGAAAGAAGATCGCGGAGCTTAATCGCAGCTTAGAGGCACACTGTCTGGAGCTCAACagacaacaatggaacgaagccTGCTCCGCAGCAGACGGGCGAATGCGCACGGGGGGAAAATGGAACCTACTTAAGCACCTGCTCGATGATAAACAGACCAAGGGTAACCAGAGGCTCGCCGTAGATCGGCTAGTGCATAAGCAAAAAGAGGGGGGTCATTCTGATGCGTCTCTTCTCCGAGATCTGGCACGGAAGTATCTTCCGATAGGGaaggaggaattacaggaatgcccTCAATACGTGGGGAAGGACACACCAAAGCTGGATGATCCGTTTTCGGAGGCAGATATCAGGGAGGTCCTCCAcaatctcaatggcaggtcggcCCCTGGGCCGGATGGCATAACCAACCGGGTCTTGAGGAACCTAGACGACCGGTCCATTAGCACCATTGCGAAGGAAATCAACAAG